In Syntrophorhabdaceae bacterium, a single genomic region encodes these proteins:
- a CDS encoding helix-turn-helix transcriptional regulator, with product MMVESGKEPMMGSLGGRLADEMGRQHLTAEELSRRSGVKVFNIRRIINGKVKDPHISVLAAIAKGLGRSVDYLVWEVGRDDPEMTKVIGFMTYQWPYLTDENKRTLNNLLAMMVREQKLERVWKGLEEPPMEGAKLI from the coding sequence ATGATGGTCGAATCAGGAAAGGAACCGATGATGGGAAGTTTAGGTGGGCGTTTAGCAGATGAAATGGGGAGACAGCATCTTACGGCGGAGGAGCTATCAAGGCGAAGTGGCGTAAAGGTGTTCAACATCCGGCGGATCATAAACGGCAAGGTCAAAGACCCGCATATCAGCGTACTGGCGGCAATCGCTAAGGGATTGGGGAGGTCGGTGGACTACCTTGTTTGGGAGGTGGGGAGGGATGACCCAGAGATGACCAAGGTGATTGGGTTTATGACCTATCAATGGCCCTACCTCACGGATGAGAACAAGAGAACACTCAACAACCTATTAGCGATGATGGTCAGGGAGCAGAAACTAGAGAGAGTGTGGAAGGGGCTGGAAGAACCCCCGATGGAAGGAGCGAAGTTGATCTAG